The DNA region TGACCGAGGATGAGTCGGTGCTTCTCAGTCTCTCTCCTGTTTCTGTTGTGCCGGAGACGCTTGAAGAGAAGATCGTAGCACACGCCGACAATCTCGTGTCCGGATCGCGCGAGGTCACTATCTATCAGCGGATGATGCAGATTGCGGATCTACCGGCCGGATCGAAACGGAAGATCTGGCGTCTGTCGATGGAAGTCGAACTGCTCGCCGAATGATTTTTTTCCAATCAATGGAATATCTTTAAGGGATTTACGTATGGATAATGCACAAAAAGCAGTAGCTACGTTTTCCCAAGGGTTAAACTGTGCACAGTCGGTGTTTTCCTCATTCTCGAACGACCTCGGTGTCGATGAGAAGACCGCAAAGAAAATCGCCGGAAGTTTTGGTTCAGGCATGCGGTACGGCGAAGTTTGCGGCGCCGTCACGGGTGCGCTGATGGTGATCGGCCTAAAATACGGTCCCTCCACTGGCGAAGATCTTGAAGCGAAGGCGAATACAAATGAAAAAACCGTGGAATTTCTCGATGCGTTCAAAGCGGAACACGGCTCAATTCTCTGCCGGGATCTTCTTGGATACGATATTCTGAAGGAGAATGAACTCGCGATCATCAAAGAGAAGGGCCTGTTTAAAACGCTCTGTCCAAAACTGGTTGAGTCGGCCGCCCTGATCCTCGAGAAAAAACTGGATGCATGGGAAGCGGACCAGAGAAAGTAATCCCCATACTCTAAATCTTTCCACAACCCATACTGTTTATCATGTTTTGGCAGCCGCTTAATGTTGAGTCGTGGGTTTCGATGCGCCGCGGCTCGCTGGCCGACGTAAAGGAATCAGTCGAGGCGATTATTGAGGATGTCCGTACCAACGGGGATGCCGCTCTTTTTGCCCTGACGGAAAAGTTCGATAAGCAGAAACTCTCTTCCCTTCAGATATCCCCCGAAGCGATCGATGCAGCGTATGATGAGGTCGATCCTGCCCTTGTCCAGGCACTGATCGAGGCCGAGGCCCGCATCACCCGGTTCCACGAACTCCAGATGGATAAATCGCTCTGGCTCGAGGAAACGGAACCGGGCATCACGCTCGGCGTTAAAACGACACCTCTCGACCGTGTCGGGGCTTATATTCCCGGCGGTAGGGCGGCATATCCTTCCACTGTCCTTATGACCACCGTCGCAGCCCGCGTTGCCGGCGTTCCGGAGATAGTTCTTTTCACGCCGCCGCCGGTAAACCCGCTGACCCTAGTCGCTCTCGATATTGCCGGAGTTACGGAAGCCTACTCTGTAGGCGGAGCCCAGGCAATAGCAGCGCTGGCTCTTGGAACCGAAACGATCCGCCCGGTCCAAAAGATCGTAGGACCTGGAAACGTCTTCGTTACACAGGCAAAAATGCTCCTGCGTGAATCTGCGGAGATCGACTTTCCGGCCGGACCAAGCGAGATCGGCGTTCTTGCAGACGAGTCGGCAAACCCTGCATTCATTGCAGCCGATATCCTTGCTCAGGCCGAACACGACCCGAACGCGGCCTGTGTTCTCGTGACCACATCAGAGAGAATCGCACTGGACGTCGGAGCTGAGATCGAACGTCAGATAAGGTCCGCTCCGCGCCGCGAGATCATGGAAAAAGCTCTAGCCCACTCAGGTTACGTGATCGCCGGGGATCTGGATGAAGCGATCGATCTGATGAATGAGATCGCTCCTGAGCATTTGTCGATTCAGACCGCCGACCCACTTACCACACTTGGAAAAATCCGTCATGCAGGTTCGATTTTTATCGGTCCGTACACGCCGGTTGCCTGCGGGGATTATGCATCAGGAACCAACCATGTTCTCCCAACGGCCGGATATGCAAAGAGCTACTCGGCTCTGGACGTTCACCACTTCATGAAACGTTCGCAGGTCCAGATGGTCACAAAAGAAGGCCTGGGCATGATCGGCGATGTTGTGGAGATACTGGCAGAAGCCGAAGGGCTTGCCGCCCATGCCGCGTCGGTAACGATCCGTCGGTCCTGATTTTTTCTTTTTTTAGAAATATTTCGTAAAAGGAACGTTTCACGTCTACCTACATCTTTTAAAAATAGATCAGAGAGATGCCTTGGAAGTGAAAGCTCACTTCCCGGCCAACTCTGTAATTGGTTTTCCTGTAGCTGGGTGAAGATTATTTCTCTTCGCCGAACACGTTCTCGTAGATCATGTCGGAGCCGGTTGCATGCAGACGGGCGCGCTCGTCGATTTCTTCGGCGAATGCGAGGACTGGGAGTTCCATGTCCATACCCGGCTTGTGACCGAACATCTTTTCAAGCTCGACCTGCTGGGCGTGCATGAAGAGTGAGTTCGGGATGTTCTGTGGGCAGACGTCGGTACACTGACCGCAGTTCACACAGGAGTCTGCGATGTGGGCGAATCTTATCATCTGGAACATGAAGTCCGGCGGAACCTGACCTGGTCTGACGAGGTGTGGCTTCTTGGTGGAGCACTCAACACAGTAACAGATCGGGCAGTTTTCGATACAACCGTAGCATTTAATGCAGCGCCCGGTCTCTGCCATGATGTATTTCAGGCGGTCGGTACCTTCGCCGATCTCTGCAAACTGTTTTGCCTGGTTCTTCTTACCCATCTTGACCATGACGTTTTCGATCTTGTCACGGATCTCGAGGCCTTTCTCGTCGGGTGCTGAGGTTGCGAGGACGCCTGCTTTCACAGCGCCGTCGAAGACCATTGCACCTTTGTCGGAGCAGATCTCAACGAAGGTTGCCTTACCGGCTTTCTCGCCGACGACACCCCAGTTACCGCAGACGATATCGGTCTGGCGTGGGATCTTGGTTTCGCAGCGCTGGCAGTTCTTTCTCCGGCCAAGACCTTCCTCTTCGAGGTCGTCGATCTTGATGCCTTTGTGCTGACCGTCTTTGGTCATAACGATGAACTGTCCCTTGTCGATCTCTTCCTTGACGACGTCGTTGGGGTCAATGCCGTATTTCTCGGTGATCATCTTGCGTGCAAGGACCGGGGAGACGGATCCTCCGCAGTTAAGACCGATCATGACGATGTTGTCGAGGTTGATCTGCTGGCGTTTTGCAAGCTCGTACATTGCTTTTGCGTCGCATCCTTTGCAGGTGACGGCAAGTTTCATGTCTTTTGCACCGTTGAGGTACTTTTTGATGAGCTTGGGCAACAACAGGGTTCCGCAGTGGAGGGAACCGGCGGACTTTACGAGGTCTGCCGGGTCGGTGATTACGACAGGTTCTGCGTCGAAGACATCGGCACCTTTCTGAACGGTGAGTACTGCGTCGACGGTCTTGCTCTCAAGGAGGTACTTGAGAATTGAGGTTACTGCTCCGCCGCATTCACCTTTAATATCGGATACGTTAGTCCATGCGTAGAACATATCGCCTTTTGCTGACATTTTTAGGCCTCCGCAATCTTTTCAACTTTCACAGCACATGCCTTGAACTCCGGAATCTTACAAACCGGGTCGAGTGCATTGTTGGTCAGCATGTTTGCTGCACATTCAACGAAGTGGAAGGGCATGAACATAACGCCTTTCATGATGTCAGGGGTGACTTTTGCACCGACAATGACTTCGCCGCGGCGGGTCATTGCTTTGACCTTTTCACCGTCGGTGATGCCGAGTTCGGCTGCGTCTTCGGTGTTGATCTCGATCCATCCGGTCGGGACCTCGTGGTCAAGACTGTCGGATCTGCGGGTCATGGTACCAGTGTGCCAGTGCCAGAGACAGCGGCCGGTGGTAAGGATGAACGGATACTCTGCGTCCGGGACCTCGGCAGGTGCTTTCCACTCGCATGGGAAGAAAATACCAAGTCCATCCGGGTGGGCAAACTTTGCACCGTGAAGGATCGGAGTTCCCGGGTGGGTCTCTTCTGGGCATGGCCAGTGAAGTGCTTCGGGTTTGTCGAGTCTTTCGTAGGTCATTCCGCGGTAGGACGGGGTGAGCATTCTCATCTCGTTGAAGACATCCTCGGAGGTCTTCCACGGGAACTGGGCTGCGTAGCCCATCTTTGCAGCGACCATTGCGATGATTTCCCAGTCGAGTTTTGCCTCTCCGGGGGCATCCTGTGCCTTTCTCCATTTCTGGACACGGCGTTCGGTCGAGGTCTGGGTCCCGTCACGTTCTGCGTAGCAGGTTGCCGGAAGAACGACGTCTGCAAATTCGGCAGTCTCGGTCATGAAGATATCCTGGACGACCATGAACTCGACTTCTTCAAGAGCGTGCTTGACGTGAGTCAGATCCGGATCGGAAAGCATCGGGTTCTCACCCATGATGTAGAGTGCTTTGAGCTCTCCGGGCTTGTCGGTTAAGACATCCATCATAACGGTGACTTCGTAACCGTTCTTCGGTTCGCAGATACCGTCTGGGAAGCCCCAGCCTTCTTCGAATTTCTTGTGTGCAGCCGGGTCGATGACTTTCTGGTATGCAGTGAAGCTGACTGGAAGTGCTCCCATATCGCAGGCTCCCTGCACATTGTTCTGTCCACGAAGTGCGTTGACACCGGTTCCGGGGCGACCGAGGTTGCCGCAGAGCATCTGGATGTTTGCGACGGAGTGAACGTTGTCGACACCAACGGTGTGCTGGGTGATACCCATGGAATAGAGGATGGCAGTTGCGCCGGAGGTTCCGATCCACTCTGCTGCCTGCTTGAGCTGGGCTGCCGGGATACCGGAGATCTTCTCGACATTTTCAGGCGAGTAGGTGTCCTTCATGACGATTTCTTTCATTGCTTCGTAGTCTTTTGTACGGTTTGCAATGAATTCCTTGTTTTCCCAGCCGTTCTTGATGATGAGCTGCATCAGACCGTTGAGGATTGCCACATCGGATCCGCTGCGGAACTGCATGTAGAGATCTGCCTGCTTTCCGGTCGGGGTGTAACGCGGGTCTGCGTAGATGATCTTGGCACCGTTCTTCTTGGCCATGGTTACACGGCGTCCGATCAGCGGGTGCTGCTCGAAGGTGTTGGAACCAAGAATAAAGAGGCATTTTGACTGCTCGATATCAAGAATGCTGTTGGTCATTGCACCGGAGCCAAAAGAGGTTGCGAGACCGGCAACGGTGGAGGAGTGGCACAGACGTGCACAGTGGTCGATATGAGTCGTCTTGAACACACCACGGGCAAGCTTCATCATAGCGTAGTTGTCCTCGTTAGAGGTTCTGGCGGATGCAAGACATGCAATCTCGGAGGGCTTGAATGTCTTCATCTTCTGTGCGATGTAGTCAGTTGCTTCATCCCAGCTTGCCGGAACGAATTTACCGTCCTTCTTGATAAGAGGGGTGGTAAGTCTGTCGGGGCTGTTGACGAACTCAAATGCGTACATGCCTTTTGGACACAGTTTACCTTCGTTGACAGGTGAACGGGTGAAGGGAGTGACCCCAACGGTTTTTCCGTCACGGACAACGAGGTTGAATGAGCAACCGGTTCCGCAGTACGGACAGGTTGTTGTTACATACTTCAAATCAGTCATGTGTAAAACCTCATATGAATATAGGTTTGAAACTGTCCATATTAACCTTCATCCAGACTTAGTATTTTAAGTTAACATTAATTTGTGTTAGTTTACATGATAACTAAAATGCCTTTGAAAATTTAAAATATGTTTACAAATAAAGATTGTAAAAAGAATTGTTTGATTTATGATATACGGTCAAATTGAGCCAGTTTTGGCAATACGCGCAATTTGCGGGCTTATTCTCATTTTGGAAGCGGGGGGAGAATATGGGTGTTTCTTCAAATTAGGGGAATTTACTGAGGTTTTTAAAAAAATATATGATTAATATTGGTGGGTTTGAATAATTTGGGGTGCGCCGCACGATAAACAAGGGTCATTTTGTTTGTCAGATGGGATAAAAGGATTATTATAGTATTCAAGTGATACACTACCTTTGTGCCCAAACCGTTGCTTACCGATCGTCAAAAGATGGTGATTCAATACCGTAAGGATGGTTTGACCCAGCAGGAGATCGCCGATCTTCTTCAGACAACCAGATCGAATATCAGTCTGATCGAAAAGTCGGCAAATGAAAATATCCGGCTGGCAAAAGAAGCTCTGGCGTATGTCTACTCCCAAAATTCCACACTTATATGTACCCTTGCAGCAGGTAGCGAACTGACTCGTGAGGCTTACTCGATCTACAAATCAGCCCGTCAGCTCAATATTAAAGTACAATATGACACAGGAGCTTTGATCAACCGGATCATGCTTGCCGTTCCAGAAAAACTTGCCGGGACCACAGTAAAAGAAGACATCAACATTTATCTCAATTCAACAGGCATCATTTATGTCTACTAACTTTTTGCTGAATTATGTTCAGCCATGCTTTAGTCGAAACAGTCATGCGCTGTCACTTTTTTCCCCGAATATTGATCTTTAGAAATCGGTAGTTGTATACCACTTTGATATATCATTTGGTTAGCAAAATATACTAAAATATTGTCTTTGAAAAATCAAAAATTATAGCCTCAAATATGTTGAATATTTTAGAAAAATTTGTTAAATTAATCTAATTGACCTCTATAAAATCTCACAATCCTATTTATAATCTGCATAATAAACATTAATATGTATGAAAAAATTATTGTCCGTATTGGGCGTGTTTCTCATCCTGTTTGCAGTCATCTTTGCGGCAGGGTGTGTTACCGCTGAACAACAGGAGCCCACTCAGCTCAAAATCGCAACAACCACTTCTCTTTACGACACCGGTCTTCTTGACGCCGTTCAGGATTATTATCTGGACAAATACAACGTTGATCTTCTGATCACTTCCCAAGGTACCGGCAAAGCCATAGCCTCCGCCAAGAACGGCGATGTTGATGTACTTTTGGTTCACTCTCCAGCACAGGAAGCAGCATTTATCGATGAGGGATATGGGGTCAATCACCGTGGTATTGCCTATAACTACTTCGTTATTGTCGGTCCGGCCGATGATCCGGCAGGAATCGCCGGTATGACTCCTGAAGATGCAGTTACCAAACTCAAGGAACTTGGCGATGCAGGAACTGAAGGTATTATCTTTGTTTCCCGCGGTGACAACTCAGGAACCCACTCTGCAGAAAAGAACATCTGGAAATGTGCCGGATTCAACTACACTACACAGATCACCGGATCAGGGCCCTGGTACAAAGAGACTGGAGCAGGCATGGGCGACTCCCTGACCACAGCCGGTCAGCTCGGCGCTTACATCCTTACGGACGAAGCAACCTATCTTACCTACAAGAAAAACAATAACCTCCCGCTTGAAGTCATCATTGACGAAGGAACCTCTCTTCTGAACCGGTACACCGTCATGACGATCAACCCGGAGAAATTCCCCGACACTAATGTTGTTGATGCGACTGACTTCACCAACTGGTTAATCTCCAAAGAGGGACAGGACTTCATCGGCGCATTTGGTGTCGAGACCTACGGTAAACCTCTGTTCATCCCGATGAGCACAGTTGCCAACAGCACTCTTCCGCCGTTCAACATTGATTGTAAAACCCCTGTAGTCGTCCCGACTGCATAAAAAACATCAACCCATCTTTTTTTTAATTTACACAGCAAAGGATACAATACACATGGGCGAGATTACTGACGGATTTATTGAGGCCGTAAATCTCATCGTCACCTTGAACCCGGAAATAATGGAAATTGCCGCCAGGAGTTTGTATGTGTCCGTCGCGGCAACGCTGGTTGCGGCGCTGATCGCCATCCCGCTTGGCGCTCTCATTTATTATTATGATTTCCGCGGGAAACGTGCCGTGATCAATCTCGTCCAGACCTTATATGCCCTTCCAACTGTGATTGTCGGTTTGCTGGTCTATCTTCTCGTATCCTATTCTGGGCCGTTGGGCTTTATGAATCTCCTCTATACGACCAATGCGATGATCATTGCTCAGGTCATTTTAGTCTCTCCGCTGATCGTCGGGTTCACGATTGCCGGTCTCTCCGGTCTGGATAAGGAGATGAAGTATACGACTATGGCTTTGAACGCCCGTGCCTACCGTGCGATCCTGACACTGGTTCGGGAAGCGAAGTTTGCCATCCTTTCGGCGGTTGTTCTGGCATTCGGCCGTGCCATCGCCGAAGTCGGCGCCGTGATGATGGTCGGTGGAAACATCCGGCACTTTACCCGGACGCTTACAACGGCCATTACGCTCAACACATCCATGGGTGACTTTGCCATGTCCATCGCGCTCGGAATCATTCTTCTTACAATTGCGTTGATCGTCAACTGCGGTGTGAATATTCTCCAGCACTATCACGGGAGGGTCAAAGATGAGTGAGGATATAATTACTGCCCGCGGCCTTGCAAAAAGCTACGGAAAAAAAGAGGTTGTCCGGCCGCTTGATTTCTCGGTGAAAAAAGGCGAGATCCTGGCAATCATCGGTCCCTCGGGAGCCGGGAAAAGTACGCTTATGCGAATGCTCGACACCATCGAACCAGCCTCCAAAGGAGAACTGATCATCTTCGGCGAACCCGTAACGAAGCGTTCGATGCATGCACTTCGGGGGAGAATGGGGATGCTGTTTCAAAAGACGGTTCTCTTTGACAGAACCGTTGCGGAAAATGTCGAGCTTGGTCTTTCCTATCGCAATCTTCCGAAAAAGGAACGGATGGAGCGGGTTTCAGCCATCCTTGAAAGTATGGGCCTGAGTCGTTTTGCCGAGCGCGGTGGCCATTCTCTCTCAGGCGGGGAGGGGCAGAGGATATCGTTTGCCCGGGTTCTCGTTACACGCCCGGAGATCCTCTTTCTGGATGAGCCTACGGCAAATCTGGATCCAGTCTCGACTCAGGTTCTTGAGGAGCTGATTCTCCATGAAAACCGCGTGAACAAAACGACCATCATAATTAATACGCACGATCAGGCGCAGGGTCAGCGTCTTGCCGACCGGGTTGCCGTGATGATTGATGGGGCGTTCGCACAGATTGGGCCGGTCGATGAAGTGTTTTATCAGCCGGTCAATGAACATGTGGCAAAGTTCGTCGGAGTCCAGAATATCTTCACCGGTTCTGTCAGAAACGGAAGTGCCGTCTCCGGAGGTGTCGTTTTCTGTCATGTTCCT from Methanocorpusculum labreanum Z includes:
- a CDS encoding substrate-binding domain-containing protein, giving the protein MKKLLSVLGVFLILFAVIFAAGCVTAEQQEPTQLKIATTTSLYDTGLLDAVQDYYLDKYNVDLLITSQGTGKAIASAKNGDVDVLLVHSPAQEAAFIDEGYGVNHRGIAYNYFVIVGPADDPAGIAGMTPEDAVTKLKELGDAGTEGIIFVSRGDNSGTHSAEKNIWKCAGFNYTTQITGSGPWYKETGAGMGDSLTTAGQLGAYILTDEATYLTYKKNNNLPLEVIIDEGTSLLNRYTVMTINPEKFPDTNVVDATDFTNWLISKEGQDFIGAFGVETYGKPLFIPMSTVANSTLPPFNIDCKTPVVVPTA
- the fdhF gene encoding formate dehydrogenase subunit alpha, whose amino-acid sequence is MTDLKYVTTTCPYCGTGCSFNLVVRDGKTVGVTPFTRSPVNEGKLCPKGMYAFEFVNSPDRLTTPLIKKDGKFVPASWDEATDYIAQKMKTFKPSEIACLASARTSNEDNYAMMKLARGVFKTTHIDHCARLCHSSTVAGLATSFGSGAMTNSILDIEQSKCLFILGSNTFEQHPLIGRRVTMAKKNGAKIIYADPRYTPTGKQADLYMQFRSGSDVAILNGLMQLIIKNGWENKEFIANRTKDYEAMKEIVMKDTYSPENVEKISGIPAAQLKQAAEWIGTSGATAILYSMGITQHTVGVDNVHSVANIQMLCGNLGRPGTGVNALRGQNNVQGACDMGALPVSFTAYQKVIDPAAHKKFEEGWGFPDGICEPKNGYEVTVMMDVLTDKPGELKALYIMGENPMLSDPDLTHVKHALEEVEFMVVQDIFMTETAEFADVVLPATCYAERDGTQTSTERRVQKWRKAQDAPGEAKLDWEIIAMVAAKMGYAAQFPWKTSEDVFNEMRMLTPSYRGMTYERLDKPEALHWPCPEETHPGTPILHGAKFAHPDGLGIFFPCEWKAPAEVPDAEYPFILTTGRCLWHWHTGTMTRRSDSLDHEVPTGWIEINTEDAAELGITDGEKVKAMTRRGEVIVGAKVTPDIMKGVMFMPFHFVECAANMLTNNALDPVCKIPEFKACAVKVEKIAEA
- a CDS encoding Tfx family DNA-binding protein gives rise to the protein MPKPLLTDRQKMVIQYRKDGLTQQEIADLLQTTRSNISLIEKSANENIRLAKEALAYVYSQNSTLICTLAAGSELTREAYSIYKSARQLNIKVQYDTGALINRIMLAVPEKLAGTTVKEDINIYLNSTGIIYVY
- a CDS encoding Coenzyme F420 hydrogenase/dehydrogenase, beta subunit C-terminal domain yields the protein MSAKGDMFYAWTNVSDIKGECGGAVTSILKYLLESKTVDAVLTVQKGADVFDAEPVVITDPADLVKSAGSLHCGTLLLPKLIKKYLNGAKDMKLAVTCKGCDAKAMYELAKRQQINLDNIVMIGLNCGGSVSPVLARKMITEKYGIDPNDVVKEEIDKGQFIVMTKDGQHKGIKIDDLEEEGLGRRKNCQRCETKIPRQTDIVCGNWGVVGEKAGKATFVEICSDKGAMVFDGAVKAGVLATSAPDEKGLEIRDKIENVMVKMGKKNQAKQFAEIGEGTDRLKYIMAETGRCIKCYGCIENCPICYCVECSTKKPHLVRPGQVPPDFMFQMIRFAHIADSCVNCGQCTDVCPQNIPNSLFMHAQQVELEKMFGHKPGMDMELPVLAFAEEIDERARLHATGSDMIYENVFGEEK
- a CDS encoding ABC transporter ATP-binding protein, producing the protein MSEDIITARGLAKSYGKKEVVRPLDFSVKKGEILAIIGPSGAGKSTLMRMLDTIEPASKGELIIFGEPVTKRSMHALRGRMGMLFQKTVLFDRTVAENVELGLSYRNLPKKERMERVSAILESMGLSRFAERGGHSLSGGEGQRISFARVLVTRPEILFLDEPTANLDPVSTQVLEELILHENRVNKTTIIINTHDQAQGQRLADRVAVMIDGAFAQIGPVDEVFYQPVNEHVAKFVGVQNIFTGSVRNGSAVSGGVVFCHVPKFTEGGVVIMLRAEDISLSKTAVPDTLVSVPGVVVSSVRSGAFMDVVVNAGCLFKVIVPFRQTGDVYVPGEHVRLGWRSDVVHVIPKTS
- a CDS encoding C-GCAxxG-C-C family protein is translated as MDNAQKAVATFSQGLNCAQSVFSSFSNDLGVDEKTAKKIAGSFGSGMRYGEVCGAVTGALMVIGLKYGPSTGEDLEAKANTNEKTVEFLDAFKAEHGSILCRDLLGYDILKENELAIIKEKGLFKTLCPKLVESAALILEKKLDAWEADQRK
- a CDS encoding ABC transporter permease, which produces MGEITDGFIEAVNLIVTLNPEIMEIAARSLYVSVAATLVAALIAIPLGALIYYYDFRGKRAVINLVQTLYALPTVIVGLLVYLLVSYSGPLGFMNLLYTTNAMIIAQVILVSPLIVGFTIAGLSGLDKEMKYTTMALNARAYRAILTLVREAKFAILSAVVLAFGRAIAEVGAVMMVGGNIRHFTRTLTTAITLNTSMGDFAMSIALGIILLTIALIVNCGVNILQHYHGRVKDE
- the hisD gene encoding histidinol dehydrogenase, which codes for MFWQPLNVESWVSMRRGSLADVKESVEAIIEDVRTNGDAALFALTEKFDKQKLSSLQISPEAIDAAYDEVDPALVQALIEAEARITRFHELQMDKSLWLEETEPGITLGVKTTPLDRVGAYIPGGRAAYPSTVLMTTVAARVAGVPEIVLFTPPPVNPLTLVALDIAGVTEAYSVGGAQAIAALALGTETIRPVQKIVGPGNVFVTQAKMLLRESAEIDFPAGPSEIGVLADESANPAFIAADILAQAEHDPNAACVLVTTSERIALDVGAEIERQIRSAPRREIMEKALAHSGYVIAGDLDEAIDLMNEIAPEHLSIQTADPLTTLGKIRHAGSIFIGPYTPVACGDYASGTNHVLPTAGYAKSYSALDVHHFMKRSQVQMVTKEGLGMIGDVVEILAEAEGLAAHAASVTIRRS